The Fusarium graminearum PH-1 chromosome 2, whole genome shotgun sequence genome includes a region encoding these proteins:
- a CDS encoding serine/threonine-protein kinase nrc-2: MPSQKNSNGTGQVSHRLRNFFRMNTGGSTGSASSDKEKDKDKEKNSASTTPDPSKPRHTKFFSNTVGRLRAHTVASEGNQLEEAMSPTAHANPYFAHQGQPGLRHHNSDSVPPSPPDTPSLKVHGPDGTPATDQTTSETKEELARRLRRVASAPNAQGLFSKNDPNNERPATAELGKDPLLTSSGALGLIEPAKTPQNEEMPTHANPEDILAALPAPNMSMAFRRTYSSNSIKVRNVEVSPSSFDKIKLIGKGDVGKVYLVREKKSSRLYAMKILSKKEMIKRNKIKRALAEQEILATSNHPFIVTLYHSFQSEDYLYLCMEYCSGGEFFRALQTRPGKCIPEEDARFYAAEVTAALEYLHLMGFIYRDLKPENILLHQSGHIMLSDFDLSKQSDPGGKPTMIVGKNGARTDALPTIDTRSCIANFRTNSFVGTEEYIAPEVIKGSGHTSAVDWWTLGILIYEMLYGTTPFKGKNRNATFANILREDIPFPDHAGAPQISNLCKSLIRKLLIKDENRRLGARAGASDIKAHPFFRTTQWALIRHMKPPIVPHAGRGVDTVNFRNVKESESVDLSGSRAMNLKGVPLDSGLATPGGEIADPFLEFNSVTLHHDGDDDHHR, from the exons ATGCCTTCTCAAAAGAACTCCAACGGCACCGGTCAGGTCAGCCACCGTCTGCGCAATTTCTTCCGCATGAACACTGGAGGTAGTACCGGCAGTGCCTCAAGCGATAAGgaaaaggacaaggacaaggagaagaactCGGCCTCTACCACACCCGATCCCTCGAAACCTCGTCACACAAAGTTCTTTAGTAATACAGTTGGCCGCCTGCGCGCACACACCGTGGCAAGCGAGGGCAAccagcttgaagaagccatgagTCCTACAGCTCACGCCAACCCTTATTTCGcccatcaaggtcaaccagGACTGCGTCACCATAATTCCGACTCTGTTCCTCCGAGCCCCCCGGATACGCCAAGTCTCAAAGTCCATGGTCCCGATGGCACTCCTGCAACCGACCAAACTACTAGCGAAACTAAGGAGGAGCTTGCCCGGAGACTTAGAAGAGTCGCCAGCGCACCCAATGCTCAAGGCTTATTTTCCAAGAACGACCCCAATAACGAGCGTCCCGCGACTGCCGAGCTTGGCAAAGATCCCCTTCTTACAAGTTCTGGCGCGCTTGGCCTTATAGAGCCGGCCAAAACTCCACAGAACGAGGAAATGCCTACCCATGCCAACCCCGAAGACATTCTGGCCGCTCTGCCAGCTCCTAATATGTCAATGGCCTTCCGCCGAACGTACAGCTCTAATTCGATCAAGGTCCGAAACGTTGAAGTTAGCCCTTCTAGCTTTGACAAGATTAAGCTTATCGGAAAGGGAGACGTTGGCAAGGTGTACCTtgtgagggagaagaagagcagcaggCTATATGCCATGAAGA TACTTAGCAAGAAGGAAATGATCAAGcgaaacaagatcaagcgaGCTCTCGCAGAGCAGGAAATCCTCGCGACAAGCAACCATCCCTTCATTGTCACTTTATACCACTCTTTCCAGTCTGAGGACTACCTTTATCTGTGCATGGAGTACTGTAGTGGCGGCGAGTTCTTCCGCGCTCTCCAAACACGCCCTGGAAAATGCATTCCCGAGGAGGATGCTCGATTCTACGCCGCTGAAGTGACAGCAGCGTTGGAATACCTGCATCTTATGGGATTTATTTACCGTGATCTGAAACCAGAGA ACATTCTGCTTCACCAATCGGGTCATATTATGCTTTCGGACTTTGACTTGTCCAAGCAGTCAGACCCTGGTGGCAAGCCGACTATGATCGTTGGCAAGAATGGAGCTCGCACGGATGCCTTACCGACCATCGACACACGTTCATGTATTGCCAACTTCCGAACCAATTCTTTTGTAGGCACAGAAGAGTACATTGCGCCGGAAGTGATTAAGGGTAGTGGCCATACAAGCGCAGTCGACTGGTGGACGCTTGGCATCCTCATTTACGAAATGCTTTACGGCACAACGCCtttcaagggcaagaaccGTAACGCAACTTTCGCAAACATCTTGAGGGAGGACATTCCCTTCCCTGATCATGCTGGTGCACCGCAGATCTCCAA CCTCTGCAAATCTTTGATAAGGAAACTACTCATCAAAGACGAAAATCGACGACTTGGGGCCCGAGCCGGTGCATCTGACATCAAGGCACATCCATTCTTTAGAACGACACAATGGGCACTGATTCGACATATGAAACCACCAATTGTTCCCCACGCTGGACGAGGAGTTGATACCGTCAACTTCCGAAACGTGAAGGAGAGCGAGAGTGTTGACCTTTCGggatcaagggcgatgaACCTGAAGGGAGTACCTTTGGACAGTGGACTGGCTACTCCAGGCGGTGAAATTGCCGATCCATTCCTCGAGTTTAACAGTGTCACATTGCATCATGACGGCGATGACGATCACCACCGCTGA